The following are encoded in a window of Haloarcula laminariae genomic DNA:
- a CDS encoding pyridoxamine 5'-phosphate oxidase family protein: MTVDELDTFGMHRMDDDDIRRTLSSRSVGVLALPTDGAPSMRPLSYWYDGEDALYFVYVLAGESEKRRLTEAADAARFLVYSVETTFNWRSVLLTGTVEAVSDAEREALEERMDPSWRPDLFERAAESRTTAIYRFDIEERAGIKQLELPPELREPSSEGQME; encoded by the coding sequence ATGACTGTTGACGAACTTGACACGTTCGGCATGCATCGGATGGACGACGACGATATCCGGCGGACGCTCTCGTCCCGAAGCGTCGGCGTGCTCGCGCTCCCGACCGACGGCGCACCGAGCATGCGGCCGCTGAGTTACTGGTACGACGGGGAGGACGCGCTGTACTTCGTCTACGTGCTGGCCGGCGAGAGCGAGAAACGGCGGCTGACTGAGGCGGCCGACGCCGCGCGGTTTCTGGTCTACAGCGTCGAGACGACGTTCAACTGGCGCAGTGTGCTCCTGACTGGGACCGTCGAGGCGGTCTCGGACGCCGAACGCGAGGCCCTCGAAGAGCGGATGGACCCCTCCTGGCGCCCCGACCTGTTCGAGCGCGCCGCCGAGTCCCGGACCACCGCAATCTACCGGTTCGACATCGAGGAGCGGGCGGGTATCAAACAGCTCGAACTGCCGCCCGAGCTTCGGGAGCCGTCCTCCGAAGGACAGATGGAGTGA